The Deinococcus betulae DNA segment GCGGGCGCTCCGGGTCAAGGGCCTTCAGCTCTCGGTCCTAGACGTCACGCCGGACGGCCCGTTCGGTATGAACCAGGTCATGGTGGCCGGTCACCTGGGCCGCAACGCGCAGATGCGGGGGCAGGGTGAGCCGGTGACGGAACTCCGACTCGGCGTGTCTGACCGGTTCACCAACAGGCAGGGGCAGGCCCAGTCGCAGACGCACTGGGTCAATGTCACCTTGTGGCGGCAACTGGCCCGCCGCTTCCAGCACCTGCAGAAGGGAGCAGGCGTGGTCGTCACCGGCAAGCTGGTCAACGCCAGTTGGGAGGGAAGTAGCGGTCAGCGTCAGACCGAAACCAAGGTGGAGGCGCAGCGGGTGATGCCCCTGGCGGCCAACCGACAAAACGCCGTGGCCTCGAGCGAA contains these protein-coding regions:
- the ssb gene encoding single-stranded DNA-binding protein is translated as MVGLNRVTLAGRLTQDVEIHETPGGLTILRGTIHGQEDLFTEAGPRTVEWYHRFELAGGAAKYAAQRACGAGTAVMLDGMLDYQEWPTAEGIRRALRVKGLQLSVLDVTPDGPFGMNQVMVAGHLGRNAQMRGQGEPVTELRLGVSDRFTNRQGQAQSQTHWVNVTLWRQLARRFQHLQKGAGVVVTGKLVNASWEGSSGQRQTETKVEAQRVMPLAANRQNAVASSEGNLARVS